A single window of Synechococcus sp. C9 DNA harbors:
- a CDS encoding type I glyceraldehyde-3-phosphate dehydrogenase, whose translation MIKVAINGFGRIGRNFLRCWAGRATTGLDVVAINDTSDPKTNAHLLKYDSMLGRWDADITSDENSITVNGKTCKCYSDRNPENLPWGELGIDLIIEATGVFVDEKGASKHLTAGAKKVMITAPGKGSGIGTFVMGVNHQDYNHHEHHIISNASCTTNCLAPVVKVLHEHFGIVKGMMTTTHSYTGDQRLLDASHRDLRRARAAAVNIVPTSTGAAKAVGLVLPELNGKLNGIAFRVPTPNVSLADLVVEVSQPTIAEEVNGALKQASEGPLKGILGYNEEPLVSSDYRGTDTSSIVDAALTMVMDGTLVKVVAWYDNEWGYSQRVVDLAEHVAKCWAA comes from the coding sequence GTGATTAAGGTTGCAATTAATGGCTTTGGCCGCATCGGGCGCAACTTCCTGCGCTGTTGGGCGGGACGGGCGACCACCGGGCTGGACGTTGTGGCGATCAACGACACCTCCGACCCCAAAACCAACGCCCATCTGCTGAAATATGACTCCATGTTGGGGCGCTGGGATGCCGACATTACCAGCGATGAAAATTCGATCACGGTCAATGGCAAAACCTGTAAATGCTATTCCGACCGCAACCCGGAAAACCTGCCCTGGGGCGAATTGGGGATTGACCTGATCATCGAAGCCACCGGGGTATTTGTGGATGAAAAAGGTGCCAGCAAACACCTCACCGCCGGTGCCAAAAAAGTGATGATTACCGCCCCCGGGAAAGGCTCAGGCATCGGCACCTTTGTCATGGGGGTCAACCACCAGGACTACAACCACCACGAACACCACATTATTAGCAATGCCAGTTGTACCACCAACTGCCTCGCCCCCGTGGTCAAGGTATTGCATGAGCATTTTGGAATTGTCAAGGGCATGATGACCACCACCCACAGCTACACCGGCGACCAACGGCTGTTGGATGCCAGCCACCGGGATTTGCGGCGGGCCCGGGCGGCGGCGGTGAATATCGTCCCCACGTCCACCGGGGCGGCCAAGGCGGTGGGTTTGGTACTGCCGGAATTGAATGGCAAACTCAACGGTATCGCCTTCCGGGTGCCCACCCCCAACGTGTCCCTGGCGGATTTGGTGGTGGAAGTCAGCCAGCCCACCATCGCCGAAGAGGTGAATGGCGCTTTGAAACAGGCCAGCGAAGGTCCCCTCAAAGGTATCCTCGGCTACAACGAAGAACCCCTGGTTTCCAGCGATTACCGGGGCACGGACACTTCTTCGATTGTGGATGCCGCCCTCACGATGGTCATGGATGGCACCCTGGTCAAGGTGGTGGCCTGGTATGACAACGAATGGGGCTACTCCCAACGGGTGGTAGATTTAGCCGAACACGTCGCCAAATGCTGGGCGGCTTGA